The sequence CCCCTGATGCACACGCTCGGCGTACCAGTGGCCTCCGCCGGCATCTCCAATCCGGACGGCCGCGCCCACGCCCCTGACGAGAACATTCGCCTGCAGGACTTCCTGCTCGGTACCCGTCACGTCGCCGCAATCATCCAGCGCCTCGGCGACCTCGCCCCTCGAGGATGACGCCAGCGTCTTCCGACCTCGACCGCGTGCGCCGCGCCTGGGACCGCCTCGGCCGCTCCGACCCCTACGGGGCCGTTCTCTCCGCTCCCGGCAAGCGCGGCAACCGCTGGGACCACGACCAGTTCTTCGCGACCGGCCGGCGCCAGGTCGAAGCCCTCCTCCAGCGTCTGGATGACGAAGGGATCAGCTTCCGTCGCGGCCGCGCCCTGGACTTCGGTTGCGGCCTTGGCCGCCTCACGCAAGCCCTCGCCGAGCACTTCGACTCCGTCGTCGGCGTCGACATTGCGCCCTCCATGATCGAAGGAGCCGAACGCTACAACCGTTACCCTGGCCGCGTTACTTATCTCCTCAACGAGGCGCCCGACCTCCGCGGCCTGGAGGCCGCTAGTTTCGACTTCGCCGTCTCTTATGTCACGTTACAGCACATGAAGCCGTCCCTTGCCCTGGGCTACGTCGCCGAAATCGTGCGCCTCCTCGCGCCCGAAGGCGTAGCCGTGCTCCAGGCGCCATCCCGCGCGGCGCGCACCCCGGCCGGCCTGCTCACGGCCCTCCTGCCGTCGTCCCTCCGGGCGCGCCTGCGTGGCATGGAGATGCACGCAATCTCCCCGGCTGATTTCGAGGCCGAAGTCATGGCCGCCGGCGCCTCGGTCATCCGCGCCTGGCGAGACGACGCCACGGGAAAGCGCTGGCTTAGTCACACTTACGTTGTCCGTAAGTAGTCAAGCGTAACCGGTCAACGAAACTACCATAACTCAAAGCGCGCGTTTTTGACCGTAAGGATGGGGCGTGCCAAACTGACGTCCCAGATAGCATTTCGCTTCGCCACACACGAAACGTTCAGGCGTTAGCAACGTTTATGTCCTACGACTAAGCGACGCCTGAGTGGCGCCATCAGTAGACTCGCGCGGTAGCCCGGACGGCAGCCGGGCGCCTATCGACCGCGCCCTGATTGCAGGGAGGTAACGACATGACTGATTCAGCGAGGCATGAACGCGCCCTCCAGACTTGAGGTTCGCGCGGCCGGCGGCGCGTCAGCTTACGGGAGTGCTCCTGGTCGTCTCGGCGCTCCTTCACTCGGCTGACAGCATCTCCGCCTTCACAGAAGTACCCCAGGCTTACGTCGCCACCACCCCCGTCGCTGGCGTCACGCTCCACGTCCTCGCTGCGCCGGAGCCACCGCCGCCGCCCGTGGTGCCGACCCGCGAGCGCCTGATCGCCCTCGCCCAGGCCACATGGCCGCACGATCCCGAGACGGCCGTGCGCATCCTGGTCTGCGAGAGCCAGGCCGGCGACCACCCGGACACCTTCAGCCTGGAAGCCGAAAACGGCGGGCCAATGCAGCTGAACCGGTCCACGTGGGAGCCCTACTTCGCGGCCATGAACGGCTGGACCTGGGAACAGCTGGTCACCGACGAGGCCATCCACTTCCAGGCCGCTCGCATCATCTACGACCGCGCCGGCGGCTGGGCTCCCTGGCGTTGCCGCTAATCCGCGGCCAGCGGGTTGTTAGCCTGGCGCTCCGCCCACTCGCGGCCCTCCCGCATCGCCGCCTGGAGTGTCGGCGCGTAGTGCCCGCGGCTGCGCAAGTCCATCGCCGCCTCGATGCGCTCGCGCGGCGCGCCCCGCCCCTCCAGGTTCGCCCGGAAGCCCTCGAGGTCGCCCGCGAACGCCTGCTGCCAGCCCGCCGTCCTGTCGAAGGCCGCGAAAGTCTCCAGCACACCGACGTAGTTGAACCGGTCCATGAACTGCAGGTCCGCTGCCGATTCCCCCTCCCAGACGAACAGGCGCTTGTTGCCGGCCAGGTTATAGGCAGCGTGCAACTTTAGACTCGGCGGCGCCTTACCCTGCCAGATCACGGCCCACAGCTCCGCATCCCGCGCCCGGTCCGACGTCAGCATCGAAACGAAGAGCATGCCCTCCTGCCTTTCTCAGCGCGCCCGCGCGCAGCATCGCAATCGGTGCTCATTGTCCCCGCCGCAGAACCTCCGTTCCACTCAGGGCTGGCCGCCCGCCCGCAGCGCAGCGTATCCTACGCCAAGAGACAGGTCTTGAACCGCACGGCTGCACCCCGCACTCCCGCCCGCGGCCCGCACCGGCCTGCTGTCCCGGAAACAGTCGCCCAGCTCCGGCGCATCCTCCGGTTCGAGCTGTCCAAAGGCTGTGACGACTCCGCTGTCATCGGGGGGCTGGACCG is a genomic window of Dehalococcoidia bacterium containing:
- a CDS encoding class I SAM-dependent methyltransferase codes for the protein MTPASSDLDRVRRAWDRLGRSDPYGAVLSAPGKRGNRWDHDQFFATGRRQVEALLQRLDDEGISFRRGRALDFGCGLGRLTQALAEHFDSVVGVDIAPSMIEGAERYNRYPGRVTYLLNEAPDLRGLEAASFDFAVSYVTLQHMKPSLALGYVAEIVRLLAPEGVAVLQAPSRAARTPAGLLTALLPSSLRARLRGMEMHAISPADFEAEVMAAGASVIRAWRDDATGKRWLSHTYVVRK